A single region of the Glycine max cultivar Williams 82 chromosome 20, Glycine_max_v4.0, whole genome shotgun sequence genome encodes:
- the LOC100796384 gene encoding protein FANTASTIC FOUR 3: protein MAAIVHHGLQSHLESQHAESIALKLRLPSSKPPLPQLIDLAFKPSFWDSNSTIKPHNEENNKSTPSNPNSWSFLEALSNITKEPSQNQTTYVHPQQKRSSLSLSPKSLQLCTENLGNESGSDSGSDSDENSIDMLSSLNGNSGTREQAQQRQPRQLSTAKKAKTQNFPPPLTTIRGSDSLRVRPHREDGRLVIEVTKVPPSPSCFHAERSHGRLRLCFLTNHTPSFDTEAAEDDVEENEPFANEKELENEISGQVKDTKEEHEETENETGEEEEEGGEEECVACGYVESDVIIMEKYERLRSCNEGGDHENYEFLNWSEPRLVATS, encoded by the coding sequence ATGGCTGCAATTGTGCACCACGGATTGCAGTCACACCTCGAGTCCCAACACGCCGAGTCAATAGCTCTCAAACTGAGGCTCCCTTCCTCAAAACCACCCCTCCCTCAACTCATCGATTTAGCCTTCAAACCCTCCTTCTGGGATTCAAATTCAACCATCAAACCCCACAACGAAGAAAACAACAAGTCCACACCCTCAAACCCCAACTCTTGGAGCTTCCTCGAAGCTCTCTCCAACATCACAAAAGAACCATCACAGAACCAAACCACCTACGTGCACCCTCAGCAGAAACGCTCCTCGCTGAGCCTCAGCCCAAAGAGCCTCCAACTCTGCACCGAAAACCTCGGAAACGAAAGTGGCAGCGACAGTGGCAGTGACAGCGATGAAAACAGCATTGACATGCTTTCTTCATTGAACGGGAATTCGGGGACAAGGGAACAAGCCCAACAAAGGCAACCTCGTCAACTTTCGACAGCGAAGAAAGCGAAAACCCAGAATTTTCCACCCCCTTTGACAACGATAAGGGGATCTGACTCTCTTCGTGTGAGACCCCACCGCGAAGATGGACGGCTAGTAATCGAGGTCACCAAGGTCCCACCTAGTCCCTCGTGCTTTCATGCTGAAAGAAGCCATGGCCGCCTTCGCCTCTGCTTTTTGACAAACCACACTCCAAGTTTTGACACGGAAGCAGCAGAAGATGACGTTGAAGAAAACGAGCCATTTGCCAATGAAAAAGAACTCGAAAACGAAATAAGTGGACAAGTAAAAGATACCAAAGAAGAACACGAGGAAACAGAGAACGAAAcaggggaagaagaagaagaaggggggGAGGAGGAATGTGTTGCATGTGGGTATGTGGAGAGTGATGTTATTATCATGGAAAAGTACGAGAGGCTGAGAAGTTGCAACGAAGGTGGTGACCACGAGAactatgaatttttaaattggagTGAGCCACGTTTGGTGGCTACTTCGTAA
- the LOC100794805 gene encoding putative methyltransferase C9orf114 isoform X1, translated as MAKKNKKQTRDAEVEPELNTKNGENDDSHNKKKLKKKRMRKKIPTVSIAVPASIIDNVPTLELATRLAGQIARAATIFRINEVVVFDNKSNPDNDSVLDNVGDESGAAFLMRILQYLETPQYLRKALFPMHNSLRFVGLLPPLDAPHHLRKHEWFPYREGVTVKERDSNSGATLVDVGLVKNVIVDQIFEPGRRVTVAMGTDRNLDSDLPRQVISSSKPREEGTYWGYQVRYAHNISAVFKDCAYKRGYDFIIGTSEHGQIIKSSDLEIPSFRHLLIAFGGLAGLEESIEEDDNLKGKKAQDAFNLYLNTCPHQGSRTIRTEEAIFISLQYFQEPISRAFQC; from the exons ATGGcgaagaagaacaagaagcaGACAAGAGATGCCGAGGTGGAACCTGAACTCAACACCAAAAATGGCGAAAACGATGATTCTCACAATAAGAAGAAACttaagaaaaagagaatgaGGAAGAAAATACCCACAGTTAGCATAGCCGTGCCTGCTTCCATCATTGACAACGTTCCAACTCTCGAGCTCGCTACCCGG TTGGCTGGTCAAATCGCTCGTGCCGCAACCATTTTCCGAATCAACGAG GTGGTTGTGTTTGACAATAAAAGTAACCCAGATAATGATTCCGTGCTGGATAATGTGGGTGATGAAAGTGGTGCTGCTTTTCTGATGAGAATCCTGCAGTATCTTGAGACACCTCAGTATTTGAGGAAGGCTCTCTTTCCAATGCATAACAGCCTAAGATTTGTG GGCCTGTTGCCACCCCTTGATGCTCCACACCATTTGCGCAAACATGAATGGTTTCCATATCGAGAAG GTGTCACAGTAAAAGAAAGAGACTCAAACTCTGGGGCAACGCTAGTTGATGTTGGGTTAGTGAAG AATGTAATAGTTGACCAAATATTTGAACCAGGAAGAAGAGTTACTGTTGCCATGGGAACTGACCGCAATTTGGATTCTG ATTTACCACGCCAGGTCATCTCATCATCTAAGCCTAGGGAAGAAGGAACATATTGGGGATACCAAGTGCGTTATGCACATAATATCAGCGCAGTATTTAAGGATTGTGCATATAAG CGTGgatatgattttataattggTACCTCTGAGCATGGTCAGATTATTAAGTCATCTGATCTTGAAATACCTTCTTTCAG ACATTTATTGATTGCCTTTGGTGGACTGGCTGGCTTGGAAGAGAGTATTGAAGAAGATGACAACTTAAAG GGAAAAAAGGCACAGGATGCattcaatttatatttaaatacatgTCCACATCAGGGGAGCCGAACAATTCGAACAGAG GAAGCTATTTTTATCTCTCTTCAGTACTTCCAAGAACCAATCAGCCGAGCATTCCAGTGTTGA
- the LOC100794805 gene encoding putative methyltransferase C9orf114 isoform X2, with translation MAKKNKKQTRDAEVEPELNTKNGENDDSHNKKKLKKKRMRKKIPTVSIAVPASIIDNVPTLELATRLAGQIARAATIFRINEVVVFDNKSNPDNDSVLDNVGDESGAAFLMRILQYLETPQYLRKALFPMHNSLRFVGLLPPLDAPHHLRKHEWFPYREGVTVKERDSNSGATLVDVGLVKNVIVDQIFEPGRRVTVAMGTDRNLDSDLPRQVISSSKPREEGTYWGYQVRYAHNISAVFKDCAYKRGYDFIIGTSEHGQIIKSSDLEIPSFRHLLIAFGGLAGLEESIEEDDNLKGKKAQDAFNLYLNTCPHQGSRTIRTEYFQEPISRAFQC, from the exons ATGGcgaagaagaacaagaagcaGACAAGAGATGCCGAGGTGGAACCTGAACTCAACACCAAAAATGGCGAAAACGATGATTCTCACAATAAGAAGAAACttaagaaaaagagaatgaGGAAGAAAATACCCACAGTTAGCATAGCCGTGCCTGCTTCCATCATTGACAACGTTCCAACTCTCGAGCTCGCTACCCGG TTGGCTGGTCAAATCGCTCGTGCCGCAACCATTTTCCGAATCAACGAG GTGGTTGTGTTTGACAATAAAAGTAACCCAGATAATGATTCCGTGCTGGATAATGTGGGTGATGAAAGTGGTGCTGCTTTTCTGATGAGAATCCTGCAGTATCTTGAGACACCTCAGTATTTGAGGAAGGCTCTCTTTCCAATGCATAACAGCCTAAGATTTGTG GGCCTGTTGCCACCCCTTGATGCTCCACACCATTTGCGCAAACATGAATGGTTTCCATATCGAGAAG GTGTCACAGTAAAAGAAAGAGACTCAAACTCTGGGGCAACGCTAGTTGATGTTGGGTTAGTGAAG AATGTAATAGTTGACCAAATATTTGAACCAGGAAGAAGAGTTACTGTTGCCATGGGAACTGACCGCAATTTGGATTCTG ATTTACCACGCCAGGTCATCTCATCATCTAAGCCTAGGGAAGAAGGAACATATTGGGGATACCAAGTGCGTTATGCACATAATATCAGCGCAGTATTTAAGGATTGTGCATATAAG CGTGgatatgattttataattggTACCTCTGAGCATGGTCAGATTATTAAGTCATCTGATCTTGAAATACCTTCTTTCAG ACATTTATTGATTGCCTTTGGTGGACTGGCTGGCTTGGAAGAGAGTATTGAAGAAGATGACAACTTAAAG GGAAAAAAGGCACAGGATGCattcaatttatatttaaatacatgTCCACATCAGGGGAGCCGAACAATTCGAACAGAG TACTTCCAAGAACCAATCAGCCGAGCATTCCAGTGTTGA
- the LOC100796912 gene encoding probable ATP-dependent DNA helicase CHR12 isoform X1: MEKENELHAKTLICALNLLSRDLPLPPHILNSVSSIYRNKHGDGGISREDLMTDLEDALSKQRPNCVSGFKLEQARDNRYRSQVQHRLNELQELPSSRGEDLQTKCLLELYGLKLAELQMKVRSDVSSEYWLNAKCAYPDRQLFDWGMMRLRRPLYGVGDPFAVDADDQLRKKREAERLSRLEEKEKNHIETRTRKFFAEILNTVREFQLQIQASVKRRKQRNDGVQAWHGRQRQRATRAEKLRFQALKADDQEAYMRMVKESKNERLTLLLEETNKLLVNLGAAVQRQKDNKYSNGIEPLEDSEADLLESDASKNGVSKESPLDEDIDLIDSDHNGDSSDLLEGQRQYNSAIHSIQEKVTEQPSMLQGGELRPYQIEGLQWMLSLFNNNLNGILADEMGLGKTIQTISLIAHLMEHKGVTGPHLIVAPKAVLPNWVNEFTTWAPSITAILYDGRLDERKAMKEELSGEGKFNVLLTHYDLIMRDKAFLKKIQWQYLIVDEGHRLKNHESALARTLDNGYHIQRRLLLTGTPIQNSLQELWSLLNFLLPNIFNSVQNFEDWFNAPFADRVDVSLTDEEQLLIIRRLHQVIRPFILRRKKDEVEKFLPVKSQVILKCDMSAWQKVYYQQVTDVGRVGLDNGSGKSKSLQNLTMQLRKCCNHPYLFVGDYDMYRRKEEIVRASGKFELLDRLLPKLRRAGHRVLLFSQMTRLMDTLEVYLRLHDFKYLRLDGSTKTEERGNLLRKFNAPDSPYFMFLLSTRAGGLGLNLQTADTVIIFDSDWNPQMDQQAEDRAHRIGQKKEVRVFVLVSVGSIEEVILERAKQKMGIDAKVIQAGLFNTTSTAQDRREMLEEIMRRGTSSLGTDVPSEREINRLAARSDEEFWLFEKMDEERRQKENYRSRLMEEHELPDWVYSPMNKDDKAKDFNSGVTGKRKRKEVVYADTLSDLQWMKAVENGEDISKFSGKGKRRDHHSSDSIAQASDNTGAEESLELKTESVPMENERTSEDSFHVTPPAKRFNPEGTFLKQTYEDVGSGLNHHLLSWNTHKKKRSSFLGQGSLSETRGHSSNGRANWN, encoded by the exons ATGGAGAAGGAGAATGAGCTCCACGCCAAGACACTCATCTGTGCCCTCAACCTTCTCTCGCGCGACCTACCTCTCCCCCCTCACATCCTCAATTCCGTCTCTTCCATCTACCGCAACAAACAT GGTGATGGAGGGATTTCCAGAGAGGATTTGATGACGGATCTTGAAGATGCACTGTCAAAGCAGCGTCCAAATTGTGTGTCTGGTTTCAAATTGGAGCAAGCAAGGGATAATCGGTATCGGAGTCAGGTTCAGCATCGGTTAAatgagcttcaag AATTGCCTTCAAGCAGGGGAGAGGACCTGCAGACCAAGTGCTTGCTTGAACTTTATGGACTAAAG CTGGCAGAGTTGCAGATGAAGGTTCGGTCTGATGTGAGTTCTGAATACTGGCTCAATGCTAAGTGTGCATATCCTGACAGGCAATTGTTTGATTGGGGCATGATGAGGTTGCGCCGTCCATTGTATGGTGTTGGAGATCCATTTGCTGTGGATGCTGATGATCAATTAAGGAAGAAACGAGAGGCTGag AGACTATCAAGATtagaagaaaaggagaaaaatcatATAGAGACTAGAACAAGAAAATTTTTTGCCGAAATACTCAATACTGTCCGTGAGTTCCAATTACAAATTCAAGCTTCTGTGAAGAGGAGAAAACAGAGGAATGATGGTGTCCAG GCATGGCATGGAAGGCAAAGGCAACGGGCAACTCGGGCAGAGAAATTGAGATTCCAAGCCTTGAAGGCTGATGATCAAGAAGCCTACATGAGAATGGTGAAAGAGAGTAAGAATGAGAGATTaactttgcttcttgaagaaaCAAATAAACTACTGGTAAATTTAGGAGCAGCTGTTCAACGTCAAAAGGACAACAAATATTCAAATGGTATTGAACCCTTGGAAGATTCTGAAGCTGATTTACTGGAGTCAGATGCTTCTAAGAATGGAGTTTCTAAGGAATCACCTCTTGATGAAGATATAGATTTGATAGATTCTGATCATAATGGTGATTCTAGTGATTTACTTGAAGGTCAGAGGCAATACAACTCTGCCATACATTCAATTCAAGAAAAG GTAACTGAGCAACCGTCTATGCTTCAAGGTGGAGAATTAAGACCATACCAGATAGAGGGGCTCCAATGGATGCTTTCTTTGTTTAATAACAACTTAAATGGAATTTTGGCTGATGAAATGGGACTTGGGAAGACAATACAAACAATTTCGCTGATAGCACATCTTATGGAACACAAGGGTGTTACTGGTCCCCACTTGATTGTTGCTCCAAAGGCTGTGCTGCCAAATTGGGTCAATGAATTCACAACATGGGCTCCTAG CATCACTGCTATTCTTTATGATGGACGGCTGGATGAGAGGAAAGCAATGAAGGAAGAGTTGTCAGGGGAGGGGAAATTTAATGTTCTATTAACGCACTATGATCTTATAATGAGAGATAAAGCATTTCTCAAGAAAATTCAATGGCAGTACTTGATTGTGGATGAAGGGCATCGGTTGAAAAATCATGAGTCTGCTCTGGCAAGAACCTTGGACAATGG ATATCACATCCAACGAAGACTTCTGTTGACTGGTACCCCAATTCAGAACAGTTTGCAGGAGTTGTGGTCTTTGCTTAATTTTCTCCTTCCAAACATTTTTAACTCAGTTCAGAATTTCGAGGACTGGTTTAATGCCCCCTTTGCAGATCGAGTTGATGTCTCTCTCACAGATGAGGAACAACTATTGATCATCCGGCGTCTACATCAA GTAATAAGGCCCTTCAtattaagaaggaaaaaagatgaGGTGGAAAAATTTCTTCCTGTGAAATCTCAGGTCATACTCAAATGTGATATGTCAGCCTGGCAGAAAGTATATTATCAACAAGTTACTGATGTAGGCAGAGTTGGCTTGGACAATG GTTCTGGAAAATCAAAAAGTTTACAAAACTTAACAATGCAACTCAGAAAGTGTTGTAACCATCCCTACCTCTTCGTGGGCGATTATGATATGTATAGACGTAAGGAGGAGATTGTCAGAGCATCAGGTAAGTTTGAACTTCTTGACCGTTTGCTCCCAAAACTTCGCAGAGCTGGTCACAGAGTCCTCCTTTTCTCACAAATGACTAGACTTATGGACACTCTCGAAGTCTACTTGCGACTTCATGATTTTAAGTATCTTAGACTTGATGGCTCAACAAAAACTGAGGAAAGAGGCAACCTTCTACGAAAATTTAATGCTCCTGACTCCCCGTACTTCATGTTTCTTTTGAGCACCCGTGCtggaggtcttggtttgaattTACAAACAGCAGATACTGTTATAATCTTTGATAGCGATTGGAACCCACAAATGGATCAACAAGCCGAGGACCGAGCCCATCGCATTGGACAAAAAAAGGAAGTCAGGGTTTTTGTATTGGTTAGTGTAGGATCAATTGAAGAGGTGATTTTAGAGCGTGCAAAACAAAAGATGGGCATTGATGCCAAAGTCATCCAGGCAGGTCTTTTCAACACAACTTCAACAG CCCAGGACAGAAGAGAAATGTTAGAAGAGATTATGCGTAGAGGTACAAGCTCACTTGGGACAGATGTGCCTAGTGAGAGAGAAATTAACCGCCTTGCTGCTCGATCAGATGAGGAATTTTGGCTGTTTGAGAAGATGGATGAAGAGAGAAGACAAAAGGAGAACTACAGATCTCGTCTCATGGAAGAGCATGAATTGCCAGATTGGGTGTATTCTCCAATGAACAAAGATGATAAGGCCAAAGATTTCAACAGTGGTGTTACTGGAAAgcggaaaagaaaagaagtggtATATGCAGATACATTAAGTGATCTGCAATGGATGAAGGCTGTGGAGAATGGGGAAGACATATCAAAGTTTTCAggtaaaggaaaaagaagagacCACCACTCATCTGACAGCATTGCACAAGCCAGTGATAATACAGGAgcagaagaaagtttagagttgAAGACTGAAAGTGTTCCCATGGAAAATGAGCGAACAAGTGAAGATAGTTTCCATGTGACCCCTCCCGCAAAGAGATTCAATCCTGAAGGAACATTCCTGAAACAGACATACGAGGATGTTGGAAGTGGTTTGAATCACCATTTGTTATCATGGAATActcacaaaaagaaaaggtcAAGCTTTCTTGGCCAAGGTTCATTATCTGAAACTAGAGGGCATTCTTCAAATGGAAGAGCAAACTGGAACtga
- the LOC100796912 gene encoding probable ATP-dependent DNA helicase CHR12 isoform X2, with protein sequence MKVRSDVSSEYWLNAKCAYPDRQLFDWGMMRLRRPLYGVGDPFAVDADDQLRKKREAERLSRLEEKEKNHIETRTRKFFAEILNTVREFQLQIQASVKRRKQRNDGVQAWHGRQRQRATRAEKLRFQALKADDQEAYMRMVKESKNERLTLLLEETNKLLVNLGAAVQRQKDNKYSNGIEPLEDSEADLLESDASKNGVSKESPLDEDIDLIDSDHNGDSSDLLEGQRQYNSAIHSIQEKVTEQPSMLQGGELRPYQIEGLQWMLSLFNNNLNGILADEMGLGKTIQTISLIAHLMEHKGVTGPHLIVAPKAVLPNWVNEFTTWAPSITAILYDGRLDERKAMKEELSGEGKFNVLLTHYDLIMRDKAFLKKIQWQYLIVDEGHRLKNHESALARTLDNGYHIQRRLLLTGTPIQNSLQELWSLLNFLLPNIFNSVQNFEDWFNAPFADRVDVSLTDEEQLLIIRRLHQVIRPFILRRKKDEVEKFLPVKSQVILKCDMSAWQKVYYQQVTDVGRVGLDNGSGKSKSLQNLTMQLRKCCNHPYLFVGDYDMYRRKEEIVRASGKFELLDRLLPKLRRAGHRVLLFSQMTRLMDTLEVYLRLHDFKYLRLDGSTKTEERGNLLRKFNAPDSPYFMFLLSTRAGGLGLNLQTADTVIIFDSDWNPQMDQQAEDRAHRIGQKKEVRVFVLVSVGSIEEVILERAKQKMGIDAKVIQAGLFNTTSTAQDRREMLEEIMRRGTSSLGTDVPSEREINRLAARSDEEFWLFEKMDEERRQKENYRSRLMEEHELPDWVYSPMNKDDKAKDFNSGVTGKRKRKEVVYADTLSDLQWMKAVENGEDISKFSGKGKRRDHHSSDSIAQASDNTGAEESLELKTESVPMENERTSEDSFHVTPPAKRFNPEGTFLKQTYEDVGSGLNHHLLSWNTHKKKRSSFLGQGSLSETRGHSSNGRANWN encoded by the exons ATGAAGGTTCGGTCTGATGTGAGTTCTGAATACTGGCTCAATGCTAAGTGTGCATATCCTGACAGGCAATTGTTTGATTGGGGCATGATGAGGTTGCGCCGTCCATTGTATGGTGTTGGAGATCCATTTGCTGTGGATGCTGATGATCAATTAAGGAAGAAACGAGAGGCTGag AGACTATCAAGATtagaagaaaaggagaaaaatcatATAGAGACTAGAACAAGAAAATTTTTTGCCGAAATACTCAATACTGTCCGTGAGTTCCAATTACAAATTCAAGCTTCTGTGAAGAGGAGAAAACAGAGGAATGATGGTGTCCAG GCATGGCATGGAAGGCAAAGGCAACGGGCAACTCGGGCAGAGAAATTGAGATTCCAAGCCTTGAAGGCTGATGATCAAGAAGCCTACATGAGAATGGTGAAAGAGAGTAAGAATGAGAGATTaactttgcttcttgaagaaaCAAATAAACTACTGGTAAATTTAGGAGCAGCTGTTCAACGTCAAAAGGACAACAAATATTCAAATGGTATTGAACCCTTGGAAGATTCTGAAGCTGATTTACTGGAGTCAGATGCTTCTAAGAATGGAGTTTCTAAGGAATCACCTCTTGATGAAGATATAGATTTGATAGATTCTGATCATAATGGTGATTCTAGTGATTTACTTGAAGGTCAGAGGCAATACAACTCTGCCATACATTCAATTCAAGAAAAG GTAACTGAGCAACCGTCTATGCTTCAAGGTGGAGAATTAAGACCATACCAGATAGAGGGGCTCCAATGGATGCTTTCTTTGTTTAATAACAACTTAAATGGAATTTTGGCTGATGAAATGGGACTTGGGAAGACAATACAAACAATTTCGCTGATAGCACATCTTATGGAACACAAGGGTGTTACTGGTCCCCACTTGATTGTTGCTCCAAAGGCTGTGCTGCCAAATTGGGTCAATGAATTCACAACATGGGCTCCTAG CATCACTGCTATTCTTTATGATGGACGGCTGGATGAGAGGAAAGCAATGAAGGAAGAGTTGTCAGGGGAGGGGAAATTTAATGTTCTATTAACGCACTATGATCTTATAATGAGAGATAAAGCATTTCTCAAGAAAATTCAATGGCAGTACTTGATTGTGGATGAAGGGCATCGGTTGAAAAATCATGAGTCTGCTCTGGCAAGAACCTTGGACAATGG ATATCACATCCAACGAAGACTTCTGTTGACTGGTACCCCAATTCAGAACAGTTTGCAGGAGTTGTGGTCTTTGCTTAATTTTCTCCTTCCAAACATTTTTAACTCAGTTCAGAATTTCGAGGACTGGTTTAATGCCCCCTTTGCAGATCGAGTTGATGTCTCTCTCACAGATGAGGAACAACTATTGATCATCCGGCGTCTACATCAA GTAATAAGGCCCTTCAtattaagaaggaaaaaagatgaGGTGGAAAAATTTCTTCCTGTGAAATCTCAGGTCATACTCAAATGTGATATGTCAGCCTGGCAGAAAGTATATTATCAACAAGTTACTGATGTAGGCAGAGTTGGCTTGGACAATG GTTCTGGAAAATCAAAAAGTTTACAAAACTTAACAATGCAACTCAGAAAGTGTTGTAACCATCCCTACCTCTTCGTGGGCGATTATGATATGTATAGACGTAAGGAGGAGATTGTCAGAGCATCAGGTAAGTTTGAACTTCTTGACCGTTTGCTCCCAAAACTTCGCAGAGCTGGTCACAGAGTCCTCCTTTTCTCACAAATGACTAGACTTATGGACACTCTCGAAGTCTACTTGCGACTTCATGATTTTAAGTATCTTAGACTTGATGGCTCAACAAAAACTGAGGAAAGAGGCAACCTTCTACGAAAATTTAATGCTCCTGACTCCCCGTACTTCATGTTTCTTTTGAGCACCCGTGCtggaggtcttggtttgaattTACAAACAGCAGATACTGTTATAATCTTTGATAGCGATTGGAACCCACAAATGGATCAACAAGCCGAGGACCGAGCCCATCGCATTGGACAAAAAAAGGAAGTCAGGGTTTTTGTATTGGTTAGTGTAGGATCAATTGAAGAGGTGATTTTAGAGCGTGCAAAACAAAAGATGGGCATTGATGCCAAAGTCATCCAGGCAGGTCTTTTCAACACAACTTCAACAG CCCAGGACAGAAGAGAAATGTTAGAAGAGATTATGCGTAGAGGTACAAGCTCACTTGGGACAGATGTGCCTAGTGAGAGAGAAATTAACCGCCTTGCTGCTCGATCAGATGAGGAATTTTGGCTGTTTGAGAAGATGGATGAAGAGAGAAGACAAAAGGAGAACTACAGATCTCGTCTCATGGAAGAGCATGAATTGCCAGATTGGGTGTATTCTCCAATGAACAAAGATGATAAGGCCAAAGATTTCAACAGTGGTGTTACTGGAAAgcggaaaagaaaagaagtggtATATGCAGATACATTAAGTGATCTGCAATGGATGAAGGCTGTGGAGAATGGGGAAGACATATCAAAGTTTTCAggtaaaggaaaaagaagagacCACCACTCATCTGACAGCATTGCACAAGCCAGTGATAATACAGGAgcagaagaaagtttagagttgAAGACTGAAAGTGTTCCCATGGAAAATGAGCGAACAAGTGAAGATAGTTTCCATGTGACCCCTCCCGCAAAGAGATTCAATCCTGAAGGAACATTCCTGAAACAGACATACGAGGATGTTGGAAGTGGTTTGAATCACCATTTGTTATCATGGAATActcacaaaaagaaaaggtcAAGCTTTCTTGGCCAAGGTTCATTATCTGAAACTAGAGGGCATTCTTCAAATGGAAGAGCAAACTGGAACtga